CGCACCTTTTTCCACCTGCCCAACTGGCGTGGGCTCGTTCAGGCGTTCAAGCTGCTGTAAATTCCATTGCCGCAATGACGACCTTCAGAACCGTTACACAATACAAAGGACATATGATGGCTAGATCAACTGTCGCAGAGCTAGCTTTGGTTCACCTGAAAACATAAGGCCAAACGCGTGGTTCTTTTAATCAGAAGTATCAAAAATTGGTTTTGGTTTTTAACGAAAAGATGTTAGAAATTGGTTTTAATGTGCCAGATTCTGTACCAGAATTCTGTATTTTGCTCCGTAATTCTGTGCTACGACTGATGTTGTATTTAACTGATAGCAATCGACCGGCAAAACCAATCCGCTCCAATGCATTGTCACATACAAATTCTATAATTCTATCTACTGAAAAGGATGATTGCTGTTCATTTTCGTGATTACAGAAGGAACTGTGTATATCGTGCTATTTTTGCATTCACATTGTGTCCCAGGTTGTGCTCGGATCAGCCAATTTCGGTGGTTAATTCACTTTGCTGTGTCCTCTGTGCACTCAAGAATTGTTCGCACATGCAATTCAGTTGAGCATCGCACtacgcaagttttttttttgttaacaaAGGAGTGGTTGACAGCATTGCAGGTTGCTAAAACAGTGTCAAAAATTTGCTAACAAAAGAATTCTCTTCAGAAATAGTATGAAAATAAATGCCACATAAGTAATCTGAGTAAAACAGACATAATCACTAGAGAAGACTAACGACAAactcttctttttctatttctgTGGTGAAAAACTCAGCATATAATCTCATGTATGCATTGGAGGTGCATACCATTTCGATCATGTATGCATTTAGCTGAACATTATCAAGAAGCAAATTTATTGCACGGGCAAACATAAGCTAAACTAATTCTCAAGCAATTTAATAATCACAAAACAGTCTGCAATACCAAGATATATAAAACTTTTGCCAGCATGGAGCAACAGCACTGAAACACTACAATCAAGACAGCTCCCAGAAAAGATTATATGTTGCTACTTCAATTGCCACAGTTACAATCACCCATAATGACACATCAAATTACGTAAGAGTATTAAGAGTATATGACAGTTGTAACAAAACAACTGCATTGAGAACTAGAAGAACAGACAGCCACATGAACCATATTCACTTCTTCAGATCAGAAAGCCTGGTGAACTACCAGTCTACCAATTGCTACCGTAGTCTCCATTTTTCACTTATATGTACATAGGACACCTGCGCTATCAGAATAGCCACAAAGCCAGTTCACTCGCTACAAATTAATCTTGACTAAATCCAAACAGATACCAACTCCTCTTAATCAACTTACAAAACACCTACACTTTTGGTGTCTCTACACCACCAATCACACAAAAGGAAATTAATCATCCACCTACTCGTATCCTACTGTTAGAATGGAGGCCTTACACCAGAGAATGGGCATTGCCAGATTCTGAGACACTGTCCTTTGAGCTCCCTGAATCTGAACCAGTAacaaaaatcaaataagacaCAACCCAAAACCTTCCGTTCATCAAGAAGTTGGATGTTCAAATTATAAAGTGACAGTTCGATCGTACCACTGGATGATGAGGACCCACTGCTCGCGGCCTCAGTATCCTTCTCAATCTCCACTGATTGGTAAGTTGCTGTTGGCATTTCATCCCCGATATCTACATACTCATCCAACTGCTCGGCCTGTGTAGTGATCTTGTCAGGATCCTTGCTCTCCTGTAAACAACAAAACACATTAACCATTATAAGAGCTCATCTCACACATAAGCTAATAGCAACCAAGAACAAAGCATGCTGCTCACTATTGCCATTGTCACATCACCGTTGTCCACCATCGTAGCGGTACTGCCATTCACCAGCATATCACTATCATTAGCCACGGAAGCATCAATGACATCGGCATTTTCACCATTAACAATGGCAGCCCGTCGACTCTTGTTGAGCGCCTTCTTGAAGTTGTTGACGAATCGATCAAGCTCCCACTGTGTCTCGACATCCATCTCATCAATATCCAGCTCGATCTCACCCCCAACCAGCTCAGGATTGCCATTCCTCTTCCGCACAATCTGCAGCACATTATGCATCTTCTCCTCTGGCAAGCTCTCCAACCCAACCCTCAACAAGTTCTTCTCCTCCAGCGTCATATCCCTCTTGTTCGGCTCCCTTGCCTTCGGCTTCCGCATTTTCACATTCGCTGCCCTTGGTTTCACCTGCACCGGAGCTGTCGCCGGTGGCAATTCCGGTGGCGGCACTGGCATCGGCGGCTCAAGGAGCTTGAGTTCCTGCTCGAACCAAGACATAGATGCCTTGTACATCTTCTCAAAGGACGccaggaggtcgccggcgaagGTGTGGACCTCGTGCCCCGCAGGGTTGTATCTCAGCGCGTTGCTGAACGTGAGCcggacgtcggcggcgaagtCGTCGTGTGAGGGGTACCTTCCGGCGGCGAGGTTCGCCCTCACCGTGCCGAGATCCATGGGGCACTTGATGACTGCGTGGTAGTCGTGGAGCCCGAGGCGGTCGACCTCGACGGGGGCGTTGAACCAGATGCTCCGCTTGTCCTTCCGCAGCTTCGCCAGGATCTGCTCGCAACGCTTCCGCATCGCCGCCCTGagcttcgccggcggcgtggggaggtCCCGGCGAGGCGAGCCATGGCGCTTCACCTGACCCTGCTGCCACGTGTCGATCCGGGCGATGAGGGCGCGGACCtggccaagctcgccggcgaggcggtccCGCAGCGCGCGGGCCTCGCGGTGAGCCATTGCCCCCGGCCGCAGCGCCACgtagcttgacggcggcggcctcgtggCCGAGCCGTTGGCGCGCTGCTGGAGAGGGTGGTTGGGATCGGAATTGGGGGCCACGGGCGCGAGCGGGGCACGGGTCTCCCCccactggtggtggtggtggtggtggttaaCCCCGCCCCGGCCGGCGAGCAGGGCGGAGGccatcaccgtcgccgtcgccggcgagggtttcgcgtgctgctgctgctgcgctggCGAGAGTGGGTGGATCCGCACGGGGAAAGGGGAGAAGCCGaggagatattttttttctctctctgtgGCGGGTGGATGTGCCCGAGGCGAGATCCTGACCGTTGATGTCTATTCGGAGGCAGATCGAACGGTGGAGATCTGCGTAGAGTTGCCCGCGGGCAGTGGGGAGTGGACGGCTAGGATGTTGGTAATGGTGTGACGTGGCAAGATCTTGCTGCGTGATCGTTATGACGTGATTCGTGAACATATAACGGTAGTGAAGGTGCAACTGGGTTATTATTTGAGTGATTAGTACTAGTTTAAGTCTTACTACGTGATTGTACATTTGCACTTAGCTTATTACTCCATCTGTTCTATATTACTCgttgctttgattttttttcgtagtcaactttttaaaatatgatagaaaaatatagcaacatttgaAACACAAAATTAGTTTGATTAAATCTAATATTGTATATATTTTGATGATATGTTTAATTGGTGTTGAAAATGCTACTATTTTTTCTCTAAACTTAGTTAAATATAAAGAAATTTGAttatgaaaaagaaataaaaaaacttaTAACATAAAATGGGGTCGTATTTTTTTACACACTTAGCTTATTACATTGTGATACAACTGTATGCATGTGCCAATGCTCCCGTGTCTTGCTTTCGAATCTCTCTGTAAAGCGTGCGCACCAAAAGAAAGCAGCATTATATGGAGGGAGCCACGCCATGTGCCCCTTTGTTCTGCAAGCATGGTTTGAACTGGTCTCCCAACCTCCTGATCAAAAGGCCTACATGTATGTAGCCATTTTTCTTGCAACAATTATATATACAAAGTAGAGATCATAGTAAAAGTCATCGATATATCTAACATATAGATACATAATATAAAACGATTACCATTTTATTAGCTAGCAAGTACATAGCTGCCATGAGCAGGGAGGCATTAGCTACtacttccttttctttctttctttcttttttttttttacgttgGTTAGCTCAAAATTATATATGGGAAAGGACGTAGTAGTATGACACGTTTCGTTCTTCGTTTAAAACCACAACGAGAGCATCACTGTATATATATGCGGATCGAATATATTTACGCGCCGATCTCGGAGCACGCTGCTGCTTCGGacgccggagcggcggcgaggtggagccgCTTCTCGCCGTggacgatggcggcggaggcggcggagctcccgacgacgacgacgacgcaccgCTTCTCCTTGGCCTCGGCGCGGCGCACCAGGACCAAcgagctgcagctgctgccgaCCATCACAttgcgaggaggaggaggcggcgctggcgccacggcggcggcggccgcggcgacgccACGGAGCAGCGCGTAGCTCGCCGACAGCTCGCGCGCCATGACTatggccggcagcggcggcgcgtcggGCTCCTCCTCCGCTATCGTGTCCAGCATCGCCGGGaacccgcggcggcggcggggcctgaTGATCGAcgacagcagcggcggcgcgacctcGACGGAGAACCGGGCGACGAGCTGGGCCTTCGCCATTGTCGGCGTCAGCGTCAGCGTCAAGCGTGCGCTACGCACAGCGATCGGCAGCTCAAGAATCTGTGGCCATGGAAGCTTCGTGCTAAGCTTACTGGAAATTAATCGTAGTCTGGGTGCTCGTATTTATAGACCCGTACACTGTCAATTTGGAATTGCAATTTAATTTTGAGCCATGCAATTTGCAAGTGGATGGTTCTCTCTGGTGGGAAACTGACGAGTAGATAAATTTTGGAAAGAAAATACTAGAAATGAGACGATTTTGGAGGCAGGGATAAAtgagttgaaacttgaaagtgaTCAGGCGACCAGAGACACTATCAACGTCACTGTGATAATATTAATGTAGTAGTAATGCCTAGAGAAGTGTTGCTATACTGTCCCCTGATAAATGAAGAATTGTAAATGATGAATATTCAGCAGGGAGTTTTTTTGTCAGAAAATACATTGAACCTTCAGGCGTCTAAAGACagcatgaacaaaaaaaatttacatacgAACCTCAAATGAACAATACAAAATTTTCAGAGCTAAGACAgcgtgaacaaaaaaaaaattgagagtgAGAACATATGCATAAATCATTCATATAGCATCCAACACGTACTGATGCATCATCTCTCTCATTACGCGACATACAGTACAGTATACAATATAAATGTTGTTTTGTAAGCATTctaatgaagaaaaaaatctCGGTACGCATCGCCAATAAGAATTTCAGCAAAAGAAAAACGATATATTTAGTAAAGACTACTGTCAATTTCATCCAACTTTTTGTAGAAGATTGTAGCGAGGTTTCCCCATGGAGGACGGCAATCACATGAGGCGGATAAGATCGGAGGAGTTCCTTTCATCTCCTTTTAGGAAATTTAACTTCCAGGGGCGCTAGGCTGTCCCTGTACAAGCCGTCCTCTGCTTGCTCAGCCAGCAACTTGGCATTCTTCGTACAGTACCATGGTGCACGCATGGGTTATGAAAATGAAacgaaagtttttttaaaaaaaaacaaatattttgaaGCCAATATTATAGTTATAAGAAGTATTTGTTGCCAAGATTGAAGCTATGTAAAACTGTGATGATCAATAGGACAATAGGTGTGAGTGCACCTGTGATATTGGTATAGGCCCATTTGTCAATGTGTGTTACAAGATTATTCGACAGTAATAGTTTTCATGTATGGGTTGTCAGTTCCATTTCCATGTCCATGTCGAAATGAAATATCTGGTAATTGAAACATCATTATCAAATGTTTATTTTTAGAGATCAAATTGCAGTAATTTGCCGGAACGGAGCTGATGATATATGATCacaggttttttttctttttggcattTCATCTCTCTTCTCATCCACATGAACCCAGTGAGTAACTGTTGCTCCACAATCAGTGAGCAGTGAATGTCAATGCCAAGAACAGTAGTATATCAAGATTCAGTGAACAACATCCCGAGAGTACTTACATTTTGGATGTCGTTTGGTGCCAATTGGCAGCATTCAGAATAATGTGCAGAGAATCTCATGCCCATCATCTTACGTTTCAGAACAGTAGATGAAAATTCGCAAGCCACAGAATGATGACATGGAAGGCCAGTAGGAGCACAGTAAATTAAAATCAGCACAATCCATTGCTCCCCTTCTCTGAGCTTGGTTAAAGGATTGGAGATCAGTGGTGCTGATCTATCGGTCGAAATCAGTGTAGCTGTTACTGGAAGCCCTTCACCCTCTGAAACACGCTGTGAGCTTTGTGACCAGGTAGGTTCAGCCGTTCAGGGGATCCAAATTCCAATGGCATCAATCAACATCGCGCTCTACGTCAATTTCGAGCCGGTGCTTGCCCTTTGCAGGCAGAAATATACAGTTGAACAAATACTGTACTACCCCTAGCATGTTCCTTTGCAAACCACCACTTTCTGAAGTCATACTTGTATCATATTCATATGCCTAACCTTGGCGTATCCCTCTTATGCTGTTATGCAAATAGGATGGCATAAGCTTCATGGAGATGTAACCAGGCATGCAAATTCTAACTCGACCAAGATGACAGGAGGCGGCTGCAGTATTTGGGCAATAAAAATGGCAGTTTCAAGTTTCAACCATGTTCTGCAGCTGAGGGCTTTGGTGgtgttttcttttcctttaaGTATCTTTAAAAGGGATACAAGTAGTAACCACCAGTTAATGAAATCCCAGCAATtatgtcaaaaaaaattgaaatcccAGCAAAACTAGGCTCTTTTGGCTCTAGTTCCTACCGGGCATGCTCCCGTAGAAAACAACATTACGTCAAACTTGGGGGCAAAGCACTCATTCATTTTCAATATCGATCGTTTAAATTAATTGTTCGTCACACATACACCATCTTGTTCAGTAATGATGGCTCACATTGTCCGTAATCCCTGCTTAACTACATATTGACTCCCTCATTTTATACTCAACAATACACACCAGACTCCCACACTCCATTTTCACAGTGACTTTATTTAGCGCACCGCAAGCTGCACCAGCACACTCCTCATGCCAAGGAGAAGCAAATAAGATAATTGCTCCAATGCTGCCTTCCTCGAGCAATCAGGGGAATGGCTTAGTGCGCTCGCCGGGTGCCAAGTGCCAAATGGCCTTAGAAGACTATAATTTTTGTGCAGCTCCTGGTCTGTTCACAGCCGGGAGATGAGCAGTGGGACTGAGACAGTGGCGGTCTGCTCCCCCATTGCAGGGTGGCACATCTCCAGCATGTCCAGCTCCCTGAACCGCTCAAGAACCCTCATTCGGCACTCCTCAGCTGCCATCAGACCAGTGGAGAAGGCGCCATGCACCGTGCCAGTGTACTGGACACTGGTGGCTTCTCCAGCAAAGAATAGGTTATCGACTGGGATCCGCAGCTTCTCATACAGGTCACGAGGTTTGCCCACCCCATCGAAGGTGTAGGATCCAAGTGTATTCTCGTCTGAGCCCCAATGTGACACTAGGTAATGTATCTGCAATAAGATTTGGGCAGCATGGTTGTAAGAACTAGCATAAAGAGATTCTTGATTGccaaatttgatatttttgtcaAGATACTAACCGGCTCGGCAGCGTTGGGCAGGATCTTCTTCAGCTGAGAGAAGGCAAATTGGGCAGCAGCCTCATCTGACAGCTTTTCAATGTCACATGCAAGCCGACCCGCAGGCATGTAAACTAGAACAGGATGGCCAGTAGCCTTGTGGAGGTTGAGGAAATAGCTGCAGCCATATGTGGTGGATGAAACTACTCCAAGGAACTCCACATTAGGCCAGAAAACCTCGCTGAAGTGGAGAATTATTTTGTTCTCGACTCCAACTGAGAGTTCTCTTATTGCTTCCTCCTTCCACTCTGGCAGCCTAGGTTCAAATTTAATGGTGTTTGCTTTAAGAACACCTAAGGGGACAGCAATGACTGCAGCATCCGCAACAAATGTTTTACCACTGCTTACAGTAACCTCCACCCTATTCCTGTGGCGAACAATCTCAACAAccctaaagaaaagaaaataatgtgGATTAGCAATAAGGAATGGTGGATGGAACCATGAATTTTGCTTTTAAAGTGAGAAGGAAAAACTAAATGGATATGCATACCTGTGGCCAAGGCGTATATCTAGGCCTTTTGCCAGAGTATTTATTACTGGACGATATCCACGAACCATGAGACCATGGCCACCAGGAAGCAGTACCTCCTGCACCCACAGCACAGTACGAACATGAGACATAGCAATCAAACTAGCATGAGTACATCATGAGCAAAATATTGGCAATTGTAGCTGATATCAGGAACCAAAGTCCTACCTGGTCCCAACCCTGAAGAGAGATTGCGTCCGCATCAGTAGCAAACCAACCTTCCATGCGGCACAAATACCACTGAAGAACATCATGAGCAATCCCTTCTTGCCTGTTGTGAACAAGGACAGGTCAggcaaaatgaccaaaagatCAGGATAACCTATGCACATGGGCAGAAATTGGATGGTACAAACCTCAAGTGTGGATTTCTCTCCATAACAATTGCAATGGCCTTCGCAATAGAAATGTCTTCCTTAGTTTCTTCCCTCAGTTTGCCAGTCTGCACATATAAATGTTAGGGAAAAACAAGTACCAAAAATATTATCATGCAACAACAATAAGCATGGAAACTGAAACAAGGTAATACCTCTTCCAATATAGTCTCAAAAACCTTCCCTATCTTTTCTACCAGCTCTTGGGGAACTTGATGGCCCTTAGTGTCATAGAGAGCATAACTGAGGGAAAAAACATGTTAAATGGTTGATTATTATGGTCCATCATCTCTCAAGTTACATACAAAATAAACTAGCTCTAGTAACCTCTCAAGGTCATGATCAAACAGCACAGAGTCATCTCCACTTGTGCGATACAGTGGAAGTCCAAGCCTTCCAATAATTGGTGCCAGGGGATTTTCCTCACAAACACCATGAAGCCTGATGCTCACACAAAATGGAAGTGGATTAAAAATAATGGTTCCAGATAAACTTTTGCCACCATTTCAAATAATTCAGAAAATATTGTCAGAGAGGAACCTCACCAGGATGCTCCCAGATCAACAGGAAAGCCAAAAGAGTAATCAGTGTGAATTCTACCACCTATCCTGTCACGAGATTCTAGAAGAACAACCTGGAAAGAAACCACATTAGAATAACCAGTGGGGAAGAATTTCACAACATTTGAAATGCACTTCAAGGGATCATTGAACCTATATCATTACAATTAGGCCATAAACTGCATCACATATTACCTCAAATGATGCATTCCTGAGAGCGTTGGCTGCAGCAATGCCTGCAAACCCACTGCCGATAACAATAGCAGAAGGTGTGTGGGACTTTCTCCTAACATTTTCACCATATGAACCTggattttacaaaaaaaaaaggaaaaaaaaaaggaacctcAATGAGAGTGACAAAGTGTAgtaataaaaagttaaaacattataaaataataatgatGTGTCAATTTTTGGTTATTATCTTGCCAAAATATTGCATTGAAAAAGGAGCTCATTCAGCTTAAATCTAAAGTGCAAATACTGGCTGGCACATGTACCATCATATGTTCTTTATATGACTGTCAACACAGGAAGCAACCTGAAAGTTTCACATGTTTGATGTAGTTGGATGGATGCTTGTGTTTCATGAATCTAAAGGTTTTGCACCTTAAGGCTAAC
This window of the Oryza sativa Japonica Group chromosome 4, ASM3414082v1 genome carries:
- the LOC4337044 gene encoding transcription factor GTE7; the encoded protein is MASALLAGRGGVNHHHHHHQWGETRAPLAPVAPNSDPNHPLQQRANGSATRPPPSSYVALRPGAMAHREARALRDRLAGELGQVRALIARIDTWQQGQVKRHGSPRRDLPTPPAKLRAAMRKRCEQILAKLRKDKRSIWFNAPVEVDRLGLHDYHAVIKCPMDLGTVRANLAAGRYPSHDDFAADVRLTFSNALRYNPAGHEVHTFAGDLLASFEKMYKASMSWFEQELKLLEPPMPVPPPELPPATAPVQVKPRAANVKMRKPKAREPNKRDMTLEEKNLLRVGLESLPEEKMHNVLQIVRKRNGNPELVGGEIELDIDEMDVETQWELDRFVNNFKKALNKSRRAAIVNGENADVIDASVANDSDMLVNGSTATMVDNGDVTMAIESKDPDKITTQAEQLDEYVDIGDEMPTATYQSVEIEKDTEAASSGSSSSSDSGSSKDSVSESGNAHSLV
- the LOC4337045 gene encoding uncharacterized protein, yielding MAKAQLVARFSVEVAPPLLSSIIRPRRRRGFPAMLDTIAEEEPDAPPLPAIVMARELSASYALLRGVAAAAAAVAPAPPPPPRNVMVGSSCSSLVLVRRAEAKEKRCVVVVVGSSAASAAIVHGEKRLHLAAAPASEAAACSEIGA
- the LOC4337046 gene encoding polyamine oxidase 3-like, with protein sequence MANNSSYGENVRRKSHTPSAIVIGSGFAGIAAANALRNASFEVVLLESRDRIGGRIHTDYSFGFPVDLGASWLHGVCEENPLAPIIGRLGLPLYRTSGDDSVLFDHDLESYALYDTKGHQVPQELVEKIGKVFETILEETGKLREETKEDISIAKAIAIVMERNPHLRQEGIAHDVLQWYLCRMEGWFATDADAISLQGWDQEVLLPGGHGLMVRGYRPVINTLAKGLDIRLGHRVVEIVRHRNRVEVTVSSGKTFVADAAVIAVPLGVLKANTIKFEPRLPEWKEEAIRELSVGVENKIILHFSEVFWPNVEFLGVVSSTTYGCSYFLNLHKATGHPVLVYMPAGRLACDIEKLSDEAAAQFAFSQLKKILPNAAEPIHYLVSHWGSDENTLGSYTFDGVGKPRDLYEKLRIPVDNLFFAGEATSVQYTGTVHGAFSTGLMAAEECRMRVLERFRELDMLEMCHPAMGEQTATVSVPLLISRL